A genomic segment from Actinoplanes sichuanensis encodes:
- a CDS encoding DEAD/DEAH box helicase, with protein sequence MTSPAEKYSASKRRAARVATYPALEDFMLDVGFDLDDFQREACEVLERGSGVLVCAPTGAGKTVVGEFAVHLALRSGERKCFYTTPIKALSNQKYHDLVSRYGADKVGLLTGDNVINGDAPVVVMTTEVLRNMLYSGSDQLRNLAYVVMDEVHYLADRFRGAVWEEVIIHLPASVTLVSLSATVSNYEEFADWLVTVRGQTEVVVSEHRPVPLWQHMLVGRRMFDLFHDADAARKHDVHPELLRYTREMDRRMEFTDRAASGWRGGRGKRWQPPPRAEVVDRLERAGLLPAILFIFSRAGCDAAVQQCLNAGLRLTDPDERAEIRRIVSAKVAHLPADDLSVLGYWEWLDGLERGVAAHHAGMLPVFKEAVEECFVKGLVKAVFATETLALGINMPARCVVLERLVKFNGEAHVDLTPGEYTQLTGRAGRRGIDVEGHAVVLWSPDVDPRHVAGLASTRTYPLRSSFRPSYNMAVNLVGTVGADKSRELLESSFAQFQADRSVVGLARQVQRNVETMQAYGDDAACHHGDFEEYFGLRVAIADREKALSRQGVQQRRSAAVSSLEKLRIGDVIRVPQGRRAGLAVVLEPAAVGFGEPRPLVLTQDRWAGRVSPGDFGGEVEVLARVRVPRNFNHRAPGARRDLAAQISATGLDRHPDRRRNGRSRANPGEDAEVALLKVRLRQHPCHACSEREDHARWAERRHRLQRDTDALRDKVSGRTGSLARTFDQVCAVLATRGYLSADGEVTEAGRMLGRIWSEADLLVAECLRQGVWDGLAPDELAAAVSMVLYESRREGDDRASVPKGPISAAVDACAKLWGEIAADESEHGLSLTREPDPGFVWPMFRWARGEPLARVLASGHHDADMPAGDFVRWARQVLDLLGQVKEASAASPSVKETARKAITAVNRGVLALQSAL encoded by the coding sequence ATGACGAGTCCCGCCGAGAAATATTCGGCATCCAAGCGGCGGGCGGCGCGGGTCGCCACCTATCCGGCGCTCGAAGATTTCATGCTCGACGTGGGGTTCGACCTCGACGACTTCCAGCGTGAGGCGTGCGAGGTCCTGGAGCGGGGCAGCGGTGTGCTGGTCTGCGCTCCGACGGGTGCGGGCAAGACCGTGGTCGGCGAGTTCGCGGTGCACCTGGCGCTGCGCTCGGGGGAGCGCAAGTGCTTCTACACCACGCCGATCAAGGCGCTGTCCAATCAGAAATACCATGACCTGGTGTCGCGCTACGGCGCCGACAAGGTGGGTCTGCTCACCGGCGACAATGTGATCAACGGCGATGCCCCGGTGGTGGTGATGACCACCGAGGTGCTGCGCAACATGCTCTACTCCGGCTCCGACCAGCTGCGCAATCTGGCCTACGTGGTGATGGACGAGGTGCACTACCTCGCCGACCGGTTCCGGGGCGCGGTCTGGGAAGAGGTGATCATCCACCTGCCGGCCTCGGTCACGCTCGTCTCGCTGTCGGCGACGGTGAGCAACTACGAGGAGTTCGCCGACTGGCTGGTCACCGTCCGCGGCCAGACCGAGGTGGTGGTCAGCGAGCACCGGCCGGTCCCGCTCTGGCAGCACATGCTGGTCGGGCGCCGGATGTTCGACCTGTTCCACGACGCCGACGCGGCGCGGAAACACGACGTCCACCCCGAGCTGCTGCGCTACACGCGTGAGATGGACCGGCGGATGGAGTTCACCGACCGGGCCGCGTCCGGCTGGCGCGGTGGTCGGGGCAAGCGCTGGCAGCCGCCGCCCCGCGCCGAGGTGGTCGACCGGTTGGAGCGGGCCGGGCTGCTCCCGGCGATCCTGTTCATCTTCAGCCGGGCCGGCTGCGACGCGGCCGTCCAGCAGTGCCTCAACGCGGGCCTACGGCTCACCGACCCCGACGAGCGGGCCGAGATCCGGCGGATCGTGTCGGCCAAGGTGGCGCACCTGCCGGCCGACGACCTGTCGGTGCTGGGCTACTGGGAGTGGCTCGACGGGCTGGAGCGGGGCGTCGCCGCCCACCACGCGGGCATGCTGCCGGTCTTCAAGGAGGCGGTTGAGGAGTGCTTCGTCAAAGGGCTGGTCAAGGCGGTCTTCGCCACCGAGACGTTGGCGCTGGGCATCAACATGCCGGCCCGCTGCGTGGTGCTGGAGCGGCTGGTCAAGTTCAACGGTGAGGCCCACGTCGACCTGACCCCCGGGGAGTACACCCAGCTGACCGGCCGGGCCGGCCGGCGTGGCATCGACGTCGAGGGCCACGCCGTGGTGCTGTGGAGCCCCGACGTCGACCCGCGGCATGTGGCCGGGCTCGCCTCGACCCGTACGTATCCGTTGCGGTCGTCGTTCCGGCCGTCGTACAACATGGCGGTCAACCTGGTCGGCACGGTCGGTGCGGACAAGTCGAGAGAGCTGCTGGAGTCCTCGTTCGCCCAGTTCCAGGCGGACCGTTCGGTGGTCGGCCTGGCCCGGCAGGTGCAGCGCAACGTCGAGACCATGCAGGCGTATGGGGATGACGCCGCCTGCCATCACGGCGACTTCGAGGAGTATTTCGGGCTCCGGGTGGCCATCGCCGACCGGGAGAAGGCGCTGTCTCGTCAGGGTGTCCAGCAGCGCCGTTCGGCCGCCGTCTCGTCGCTGGAGAAACTGCGGATCGGCGACGTGATCCGGGTGCCGCAGGGCCGCCGGGCGGGGCTCGCCGTGGTGCTGGAGCCGGCCGCCGTCGGGTTCGGCGAGCCGCGGCCGCTGGTGCTCACCCAGGACCGGTGGGCCGGCCGGGTCAGCCCCGGCGACTTCGGTGGCGAGGTGGAGGTGCTGGCCCGGGTGCGGGTGCCGCGCAACTTCAACCACCGCGCCCCGGGTGCCCGCCGTGATCTGGCCGCCCAGATCAGCGCGACCGGGCTGGACCGGCATCCGGACCGCCGGCGTAACGGCCGGAGCCGGGCCAACCCCGGTGAGGACGCCGAGGTCGCCCTGCTCAAGGTGCGGTTGCGGCAGCATCCGTGCCACGCCTGCTCGGAGCGGGAGGATCACGCACGCTGGGCCGAGCGCCGGCACCGGCTGCAGCGTGACACCGACGCGCTGCGCGACAAGGTGTCCGGGCGGACCGGGTCGTTGGCCCGCACCTTCGATCAGGTGTGCGCGGTGCTGGCCACGCGCGGCTACCTGTCCGCCGACGGTGAGGTGACCGAGGCCGGTCGGATGCTCGGGCGCATCTGGTCGGAGGCCGATCTGCTGGTCGCCGAGTGCCTGCGCCAGGGGGTGTGGGACGGTCTGGCCCCCGACGAGTTGGCCGCGGCCGTGTCGATGGTGCTCTACGAGTCCCGCCGGGAGGGCGACGACCGGGCGTCGGTGCCGAAGGGTCCGATCAGCGCGGCCGTCGACGCCTGCGCCAAGCTGTGGGGCGAGATCGCCGCCGATGAGAGCGAGCACGGGCTGTCGCTCACCCGTGAGCCCGACCCCGGGTTCGTGTGGCCGATGTTCCGCTGGGCCCGGGGTGAGCCGCTGGCCCGGGTGCTGGCCAGTGGGCATCACGACGCCGACATGCCGGCCGGTGACTTCGTCCGCTGGGCCCGGCAGGTGCTCGACCTGCTCGGTCAGGTGAAGGAGGCGTCGGCGGCGTCGCCGAGCGTCAAGGAGACGGCGCGTAAGGCGATCACCGCGGTCAACCGGGGGGTGCTGGCGCTGCAGAGCGCGTTGTGA
- a CDS encoding ATP-binding protein: protein MSAGSPHLIGWSGDAVADSVLAVIDADTAVIELTVWGGWDRRLSAQARVVLDKCLAEHPTGVIVDLQHLRDPHAVSAPLWLTACAQGAAMEPPTAIAVCVAANTPLARRLRRLGARDWLVLYATVPQARAALAGGHPLPDRVHLALPPDPGAALQARSLVTEACTGWGLGHLCERARLVISELVVNAAEHAGTDIEVIVSLRGTGSGAALHLAVYDGDTVLPRVRDPVPGPLGPSLSDRGLGLRIVSAAASSWGALPARGGKLVWAIVRSRPEEAPW from the coding sequence ATGAGCGCGGGCTCACCGCATCTGATCGGGTGGTCCGGTGACGCGGTGGCGGACTCGGTGCTGGCGGTCATCGACGCGGACACCGCGGTCATCGAGCTCACGGTGTGGGGCGGCTGGGATCGGCGGCTCTCCGCGCAGGCCCGCGTGGTCCTCGACAAATGCCTGGCCGAACACCCCACCGGAGTGATCGTCGACCTCCAGCATCTGCGCGACCCGCACGCGGTGAGCGCCCCACTGTGGCTGACCGCCTGCGCACAGGGTGCCGCCATGGAACCACCGACCGCCATTGCGGTCTGCGTTGCGGCGAACACCCCGTTGGCCCGCCGGCTGCGACGTCTCGGGGCTCGTGACTGGCTGGTGCTGTATGCGACGGTTCCGCAGGCCCGGGCCGCGCTGGCGGGTGGGCATCCGCTGCCCGACCGGGTGCACCTGGCACTGCCGCCCGACCCGGGAGCGGCGTTGCAGGCCCGTTCCCTGGTGACCGAGGCCTGCACCGGCTGGGGTCTCGGCCATCTGTGTGAACGGGCAAGGCTGGTCATTTCCGAGCTGGTGGTGAATGCCGCCGAGCATGCGGGTACCGATATCGAGGTGATCGTGTCGCTGCGCGGCACCGGATCCGGGGCCGCTCTGCATCTGGCCGTCTACGACGGTGACACGGTGCTGCCCCGGGTGCGTGATCCGGTTCCCGGACCGCTCGGGCCGTCGCTGTCCGATCGTGGCCTCGGTCTGCGGATCGTCAGTGCCGCGGCCTCGTCGTGGGGTGCGCTCCCGGCCCGCGGCGGCAAGTTGGTGTGGGCCATCGTCCGTTCCCGGCCGGAGGAGGCACCCTGGTGA
- a CDS encoding STAS domain-containing protein, translated as MSATRIDGARDGDRLLITLHGSLDAMSVDALQSQLYDLTRVHDLIGLSDPVRQIHINVAGVDFCDAAGLRMLVAARRVAESRQATCHLHDPQPHLRWLLHATRAADLFDDP; from the coding sequence GTGAGTGCGACCCGGATCGACGGGGCACGCGACGGCGACCGGCTGCTGATCACCCTGCACGGCAGCCTCGACGCGATGTCGGTGGACGCGTTGCAGAGCCAGCTGTACGACCTGACCCGGGTGCACGATCTGATCGGGCTGAGCGATCCGGTCCGGCAGATCCACATCAACGTGGCCGGGGTGGACTTCTGCGATGCGGCCGGGTTGCGGATGCTGGTGGCGGCCCGGCGGGTGGCGGAGTCCCGCCAGGCCACCTGCCACCTGCACGATCCGCAGCCGCACCTGCGCTGGCTGCTGCACGCCACCCGCGCCGCCGACCTCTTCGACGACCCCTGA
- a CDS encoding VOC family protein: MHRSRLFGIFIDTPSAETPAAASFWAGAFGATATPVPGEEEFIALVGALPGLAVDVQSVDDAPRYHVDMETDDVPAETARLLALGATMVADHGGHKTLRAPGGHLLCVVPVQSDQHLFETTARTWPSID; encoded by the coding sequence ATGCATCGCAGCCGCCTCTTCGGGATCTTCATCGACACGCCCTCCGCCGAGACGCCCGCCGCCGCATCGTTCTGGGCCGGCGCGTTCGGGGCCACCGCCACCCCGGTGCCGGGTGAGGAGGAGTTCATCGCCCTGGTCGGAGCGCTGCCGGGCCTGGCCGTCGATGTGCAGTCGGTCGACGACGCGCCCCGCTACCACGTCGACATGGAGACCGATGACGTGCCGGCCGAGACGGCGCGGCTGCTGGCGCTCGGCGCGACCATGGTGGCCGACCACGGCGGTCACAAGACGTTGCGGGCGCCCGGTGGCCACCTGCTCTGCGTCGTGCCGGTGCAGAGCGACCAGCACCTGTTCGAAACCACCGCGCGGACCTGGCCGTCGATCGATTAG